A genomic window from bacterium includes:
- a CDS encoding nitroreductase family protein translates to MNQIVETIKKRHSVRKYLDKPVPKEILKEMIDAGRLAPTARNEQPWEFVVVTKSELLEKVAEATDHGKFIKGAGACIIVCCKDTKYFLEDGSAATENIILTAESFGVASCWVAGHKKGYCGDIKKILGIPDDLIVISLISLGYAGADDILRKPKKSVDEVIHWEKF, encoded by the coding sequence ATGAACCAGATTGTCGAAACCATAAAAAAGCGCCATTCCGTCAGGAAATACCTTGATAAACCTGTTCCAAAAGAAATTTTGAAGGAGATGATTGACGCAGGGAGACTTGCGCCAACAGCGCGTAATGAACAGCCGTGGGAATTTGTTGTGGTAACAAAGAGTGAACTGCTTGAAAAGGTTGCGGAAGCTACGGATCATGGTAAATTTATTAAAGGTGCGGGCGCCTGTATTATTGTTTGCTGTAAGGACACAAAGTATTTTCTTGAAGACGGCTCGGCCGCCACGGAAAATATAATTTTAACGGCTGAAAGTTTTGGGGTTGCTTCCTGCTGGGTCGCGGGGCATAAAAAGGGATATTGCGGGGACATTAAAAAAATTCTTGGGATCCCCGATGACTTGATTGTTATAAGCCTTATTTCCCTGGGATATGCCGGCGCGGATGATATATTACGCAAACCCAAGAAAAGCGTGGATG